The following proteins come from a genomic window of Gadus morhua chromosome 11, gadMor3.0, whole genome shotgun sequence:
- the LOC115553623 gene encoding NXPE family member 3 isoform X1, with amino-acid sequence MVTVEYDAVSYHALPKGLINSRHRFKYVLVFLFLAVSVFIFLLRDIVTLEGLSCHTAWLFFPPRNSSCAAYTQKTPQPSQHPVPTFCRHRGPGPTPDEALEDRRLLDAIAWPQPPAGPVPAPLNQTSDPAHSLFAILASRGLRAWRVGDQLEALVQMKDFQGRSKRHGGDFLVARLHSPALGAGVAGRVVDHLDGSYSALFPLPWAGPATATVTMVHSSEAVAVLRRLRERWPNRIFFHSLYRVGNLSETTACLPCLPPDYPLRPLCNHTDPHTGEPWYCYKPERLGCDFRVNHAMGGYQKPLYSKQEALLFRRSGAVRLLFSFVTYISGAFILVPLITRSGVNLKVVLHASGPDSIDVLPQKIGKQSHTVVHSRCYRLWRRLLMGVGGAHLYVFHLGTFVSYSFVVDGQKLENSSTRAELVKYTPAGYYYQSYWKPVGGTPARRFDTSSSITQCLTGKVINMYGDSTMRQWFEYLSAFIPVFNLHRSKMVGPLMAVDSKHNILMKYRCHGPPIRIRPVVVSELRYVANELDGLAGGPDTVVLFSVWAHFTSFPVEVYIRRMRHIRRATVRLLARGPGTLVVIRSANFVAMDQTTSTHSSDWFSLQMDGVLRAMFQGMAVVLVDAWEMTLAHHSAHNIHPPPPVIKNMVDLVLAHVCPDETDKKS; translated from the exons ATGGTGACAGTGGAGTATGACGCGGTATCTTACCATGCGCTACCGAAGGGGCTCATCAATTCTCGACATCGATTCAAATATGTCCTCGTATTCCTTTTCCTCGCCGTCTCTGTTTTCATCTTCCTGCTGCGTGACATTGTCACTCTGGAG GGTCTGAGCTGCCACACGGCGTGGTTATTCTTCCCGCCCCGTAACTCCAGCTGCGCGGCTTACACCCAGAAGACGCCCCAGCCCTCCCAGCACCCCGTCCCCACCTTCTGCAGAcaccggggcccggggcccaccCCCGACGAGGCCCTGGAGGACCGCCGCCTCCTGGACGCCATCGCCTGGCCCCAACCCCCGGCCGGCCCGGTCCCCGCGCCCCTCAACCAGACCAGCGACCCCGCCCACAGCCTGTTCGCCATCCTGGCCTCGCGGGGCCTGAGGGCGTGGCGCGTGGGCGACCAGCTGGAGGCCCTGGTCCAGATGAAGGACTTCCAGGGCCGTTCCAAGCGCCATGGCGGGGACTTCCTGGTGGCCCGGCTGCACTCCCCGGCGCTGGGGGCCGGGGTGGCGGGCAGGGTGGTGGACCACCTCGACGGCTCCTACTCGGCGCTGTTCCCCCTGCCGTGGGCGGGCCCGGCCACGGCGACGGTCACCATGGTGCACTCCAGCGAGGCGGTGGCCGTGCTGCGGCGGCTGCGGGAGAGGTGGCCCAACCGGATCTTCTTCCACAGCCTGTACCGCGTGGGCAACCTGTCGGAGACCACCGCGTGCCTGCCGTGCCTGCCGCCCGATTACCCGCTGCGGCCGCTGTGCAACCACACGGACCCCCACACCGGGGAGCCCTGGTACTGCTACAAGCCCGAGCGGCTGGGCTGTGACTTCAGGGTGAACCACGCCATGGGGGGCTACCAGAAGCCCCTCTACTCCAAGCAGGAGGCGCTGCTCTTTCGGAGGTCTGGCGCCGTACGATTGCTCTTCTCGTTTGTGACGTATATCTCTGGTGCTTTTATCCTTGTTCCTTTGATCACTCGCAGCGGTGTGAACCTCAAAGTGGTCCTCCATGCGTCGGGACCTGACTCGATCGACGTGCTTCCTCAGAAGATAGGTAAACAGTCGCACACAGTAGTACACAGTCGTTGCTACAGGTTATGGAGGAGGTTGCTTATGGGTGTTGGTGGTGCCCACTTGTATGTGTTTCATCTTGGGACATTTGTGTCATACTCATTCGTCGTAGATGGACAAAAGTTAGAGAACAGCAGCACCAGGGCAGAGTTGGTCAAGTACACCCCTGCTGGGTATTACTACCAAAGCTACTGGAAGCCCGTCGGGGGAACTCCTGCTCGCCGGTTTGACACTTCCTCGTCCATCACACAGTGCCTGACCGGCAAGGTGATCAACATGTACGGCGACTCCACCATGAGGCAGTGGTTCGAGTACCTCAGCGCCTTCATACCAG TGTTCAACCTGCACCGTTCCAAGATGGTGGGGCCCTTGATGGCGGTGGACAGCAAACACAACATCCTGATGAAGTACCGCTGCCACGGGCCGCCCATCCGGATCCGACCGGTCGTCGTCAGCGAGCTCCGCTACGTGGCCAACGAGCTGGACGGCCTGGCCGGCGGGCCCGACACCGTGGTGCTCTTCAGCGTCTGGGCCCACTTCACCTCCTTCCCCGTGGAGGTCTACATCCGCCGTATGCGCCACATCCGCCGGGCGACAGTGCGGCTGctggcccggggccccggcaCCCTGGTGGTCATCCGCTCGGCCAACTTTGTGGCCATGGACCAGACGACGAGCACGCACAGCAGTGACTGGTTCTCGCTGCAGATGGACGGGGTGCTCCGGGCCATGTTCCAGGGCATggctgtggtgttggtggacGCCTGGGAGATGACCCTGGCCCATCACAGCGCCCACAACATCCACCCGCCGCCGCCCGTCATCAAGAACATGGTGGACCTCGTCCTGGCTCACGTGTGCCCCGACGAGACGGACAAGAAGAGCTAG
- the LOC115553623 gene encoding NXPE family member 3 isoform X2 yields MVTVEYDAVSYHALPKGLINSRHRFKYVLVFLFLAVSVFIFLLRDIVTLEGLSCHTAWLFFPPRNSSCAAYTQKTPQPSQHPVPTFCRHRGPGPTPDEALEDRRLLDAIAWPQPPAGPVPAPLNQTSDPAHSLFAILASRGLRAWRVGDQLEALVQMKDFQGRSKRHGGDFLVARLHSPALGAGVAGRVVDHLDGSYSALFPLPWAGPATATVTMVHSSEAVAVLRRLRERWPNRIFFHSLYRVGNLSETTACLPCLPPDYPLRPLCNHTDPHTGEPWYCYKPERLGCDFRVNHAMGGYQKPLYSKQEALLFRSGVNLKVVLHASGPDSIDVLPQKIGKQSHTVVHSRCYRLWRRLLMGVGGAHLYVFHLGTFVSYSFVVDGQKLENSSTRAELVKYTPAGYYYQSYWKPVGGTPARRFDTSSSITQCLTGKVINMYGDSTMRQWFEYLSAFIPVFNLHRSKMVGPLMAVDSKHNILMKYRCHGPPIRIRPVVVSELRYVANELDGLAGGPDTVVLFSVWAHFTSFPVEVYIRRMRHIRRATVRLLARGPGTLVVIRSANFVAMDQTTSTHSSDWFSLQMDGVLRAMFQGMAVVLVDAWEMTLAHHSAHNIHPPPPVIKNMVDLVLAHVCPDETDKKS; encoded by the exons ATGGTGACAGTGGAGTATGACGCGGTATCTTACCATGCGCTACCGAAGGGGCTCATCAATTCTCGACATCGATTCAAATATGTCCTCGTATTCCTTTTCCTCGCCGTCTCTGTTTTCATCTTCCTGCTGCGTGACATTGTCACTCTGGAG GGTCTGAGCTGCCACACGGCGTGGTTATTCTTCCCGCCCCGTAACTCCAGCTGCGCGGCTTACACCCAGAAGACGCCCCAGCCCTCCCAGCACCCCGTCCCCACCTTCTGCAGAcaccggggcccggggcccaccCCCGACGAGGCCCTGGAGGACCGCCGCCTCCTGGACGCCATCGCCTGGCCCCAACCCCCGGCCGGCCCGGTCCCCGCGCCCCTCAACCAGACCAGCGACCCCGCCCACAGCCTGTTCGCCATCCTGGCCTCGCGGGGCCTGAGGGCGTGGCGCGTGGGCGACCAGCTGGAGGCCCTGGTCCAGATGAAGGACTTCCAGGGCCGTTCCAAGCGCCATGGCGGGGACTTCCTGGTGGCCCGGCTGCACTCCCCGGCGCTGGGGGCCGGGGTGGCGGGCAGGGTGGTGGACCACCTCGACGGCTCCTACTCGGCGCTGTTCCCCCTGCCGTGGGCGGGCCCGGCCACGGCGACGGTCACCATGGTGCACTCCAGCGAGGCGGTGGCCGTGCTGCGGCGGCTGCGGGAGAGGTGGCCCAACCGGATCTTCTTCCACAGCCTGTACCGCGTGGGCAACCTGTCGGAGACCACCGCGTGCCTGCCGTGCCTGCCGCCCGATTACCCGCTGCGGCCGCTGTGCAACCACACGGACCCCCACACCGGGGAGCCCTGGTACTGCTACAAGCCCGAGCGGCTGGGCTGTGACTTCAGGGTGAACCACGCCATGGGGGGCTACCAGAAGCCCCTCTACTCCAAGCAGGAGGCGCTGCTCTTTCGGAG CGGTGTGAACCTCAAAGTGGTCCTCCATGCGTCGGGACCTGACTCGATCGACGTGCTTCCTCAGAAGATAGGTAAACAGTCGCACACAGTAGTACACAGTCGTTGCTACAGGTTATGGAGGAGGTTGCTTATGGGTGTTGGTGGTGCCCACTTGTATGTGTTTCATCTTGGGACATTTGTGTCATACTCATTCGTCGTAGATGGACAAAAGTTAGAGAACAGCAGCACCAGGGCAGAGTTGGTCAAGTACACCCCTGCTGGGTATTACTACCAAAGCTACTGGAAGCCCGTCGGGGGAACTCCTGCTCGCCGGTTTGACACTTCCTCGTCCATCACACAGTGCCTGACCGGCAAGGTGATCAACATGTACGGCGACTCCACCATGAGGCAGTGGTTCGAGTACCTCAGCGCCTTCATACCAG TGTTCAACCTGCACCGTTCCAAGATGGTGGGGCCCTTGATGGCGGTGGACAGCAAACACAACATCCTGATGAAGTACCGCTGCCACGGGCCGCCCATCCGGATCCGACCGGTCGTCGTCAGCGAGCTCCGCTACGTGGCCAACGAGCTGGACGGCCTGGCCGGCGGGCCCGACACCGTGGTGCTCTTCAGCGTCTGGGCCCACTTCACCTCCTTCCCCGTGGAGGTCTACATCCGCCGTATGCGCCACATCCGCCGGGCGACAGTGCGGCTGctggcccggggccccggcaCCCTGGTGGTCATCCGCTCGGCCAACTTTGTGGCCATGGACCAGACGACGAGCACGCACAGCAGTGACTGGTTCTCGCTGCAGATGGACGGGGTGCTCCGGGCCATGTTCCAGGGCATggctgtggtgttggtggacGCCTGGGAGATGACCCTGGCCCATCACAGCGCCCACAACATCCACCCGCCGCCGCCCGTCATCAAGAACATGGTGGACCTCGTCCTGGCTCACGTGTGCCCCGACGAGACGGACAAGAAGAGCTAG
- the LOC115553623 gene encoding NXPE family member 3 isoform X4: MVTVEYDAVSYHALPKGLINSRHRFKYVLVFLFLAVSVFIFLLRDIVTLEGLSCHTAWLFFPPRNSSCAAYTQKTPQPSQHPVPTFCRHRGPGPTPDEALEDRRLLDAIAWPQPPAGPVPAPLNQTSDPAHSLFAILASRGLRAWRVGDQLEALVQMKDFQGRSKRHGGDFLVARLHSPALGAGVAGRVVDHLDGSYSALFPLPWAGPATATVTMVHSSEAVAVLRRLRERWPNRIFFHSLYRVGNLSETTACLPCLPPDYPLRPLCNHTDPHTGEPWYCYKPERLGCDFRVNHAMGGYQKPLYSKQEALLFRSGVNLKVVLHASGPDSIDVLPQKIDGQKLENSSTRAELVKYTPAGYYYQSYWKPVGGTPARRFDTSSSITQCLTGKVINMYGDSTMRQWFEYLSAFIPVFNLHRSKMVGPLMAVDSKHNILMKYRCHGPPIRIRPVVVSELRYVANELDGLAGGPDTVVLFSVWAHFTSFPVEVYIRRMRHIRRATVRLLARGPGTLVVIRSANFVAMDQTTSTHSSDWFSLQMDGVLRAMFQGMAVVLVDAWEMTLAHHSAHNIHPPPPVIKNMVDLVLAHVCPDETDKKS, encoded by the exons ATGGTGACAGTGGAGTATGACGCGGTATCTTACCATGCGCTACCGAAGGGGCTCATCAATTCTCGACATCGATTCAAATATGTCCTCGTATTCCTTTTCCTCGCCGTCTCTGTTTTCATCTTCCTGCTGCGTGACATTGTCACTCTGGAG GGTCTGAGCTGCCACACGGCGTGGTTATTCTTCCCGCCCCGTAACTCCAGCTGCGCGGCTTACACCCAGAAGACGCCCCAGCCCTCCCAGCACCCCGTCCCCACCTTCTGCAGAcaccggggcccggggcccaccCCCGACGAGGCCCTGGAGGACCGCCGCCTCCTGGACGCCATCGCCTGGCCCCAACCCCCGGCCGGCCCGGTCCCCGCGCCCCTCAACCAGACCAGCGACCCCGCCCACAGCCTGTTCGCCATCCTGGCCTCGCGGGGCCTGAGGGCGTGGCGCGTGGGCGACCAGCTGGAGGCCCTGGTCCAGATGAAGGACTTCCAGGGCCGTTCCAAGCGCCATGGCGGGGACTTCCTGGTGGCCCGGCTGCACTCCCCGGCGCTGGGGGCCGGGGTGGCGGGCAGGGTGGTGGACCACCTCGACGGCTCCTACTCGGCGCTGTTCCCCCTGCCGTGGGCGGGCCCGGCCACGGCGACGGTCACCATGGTGCACTCCAGCGAGGCGGTGGCCGTGCTGCGGCGGCTGCGGGAGAGGTGGCCCAACCGGATCTTCTTCCACAGCCTGTACCGCGTGGGCAACCTGTCGGAGACCACCGCGTGCCTGCCGTGCCTGCCGCCCGATTACCCGCTGCGGCCGCTGTGCAACCACACGGACCCCCACACCGGGGAGCCCTGGTACTGCTACAAGCCCGAGCGGCTGGGCTGTGACTTCAGGGTGAACCACGCCATGGGGGGCTACCAGAAGCCCCTCTACTCCAAGCAGGAGGCGCTGCTCTTTCGGAG CGGTGTGAACCTCAAAGTGGTCCTCCATGCGTCGGGACCTGACTCGATCGACGTGCTTCCTCAGAAGATAG ATGGACAAAAGTTAGAGAACAGCAGCACCAGGGCAGAGTTGGTCAAGTACACCCCTGCTGGGTATTACTACCAAAGCTACTGGAAGCCCGTCGGGGGAACTCCTGCTCGCCGGTTTGACACTTCCTCGTCCATCACACAGTGCCTGACCGGCAAGGTGATCAACATGTACGGCGACTCCACCATGAGGCAGTGGTTCGAGTACCTCAGCGCCTTCATACCAG TGTTCAACCTGCACCGTTCCAAGATGGTGGGGCCCTTGATGGCGGTGGACAGCAAACACAACATCCTGATGAAGTACCGCTGCCACGGGCCGCCCATCCGGATCCGACCGGTCGTCGTCAGCGAGCTCCGCTACGTGGCCAACGAGCTGGACGGCCTGGCCGGCGGGCCCGACACCGTGGTGCTCTTCAGCGTCTGGGCCCACTTCACCTCCTTCCCCGTGGAGGTCTACATCCGCCGTATGCGCCACATCCGCCGGGCGACAGTGCGGCTGctggcccggggccccggcaCCCTGGTGGTCATCCGCTCGGCCAACTTTGTGGCCATGGACCAGACGACGAGCACGCACAGCAGTGACTGGTTCTCGCTGCAGATGGACGGGGTGCTCCGGGCCATGTTCCAGGGCATggctgtggtgttggtggacGCCTGGGAGATGACCCTGGCCCATCACAGCGCCCACAACATCCACCCGCCGCCGCCCGTCATCAAGAACATGGTGGACCTCGTCCTGGCTCACGTGTGCCCCGACGAGACGGACAAGAAGAGCTAG
- the LOC115553623 gene encoding NXPE family member 3 isoform X3, translated as MVTVEYDAVSYHALPKGLINSRHRFKYVLVFLFLAVSVFIFLLRDIVTLEGLSCHTAWLFFPPRNSSCAAYTQKTPQPSQHPVPTFCRHRGPGPTPDEALEDRRLLDAIAWPQPPAGPVPAPLNQTSDPAHSLFAILASRGLRAWRVGDQLEALVQMKDFQGRSKRHGGDFLVARLHSPALGAGVAGRVVDHLDGSYSALFPLPWAGPATATVTMVHSSEAVAVLRRLRERWPNRIFFHSLYRVGNLSETTACLPCLPPDYPLRPLCNHTDPHTGEPWYCYKPERLGCDFRVNHAMGGYQKPLYSKQEALLFRRSGAVRLLFSFVTYISGAFILVPLITRSGVNLKVVLHASGPDSIDVLPQKIDGQKLENSSTRAELVKYTPAGYYYQSYWKPVGGTPARRFDTSSSITQCLTGKVINMYGDSTMRQWFEYLSAFIPVFNLHRSKMVGPLMAVDSKHNILMKYRCHGPPIRIRPVVVSELRYVANELDGLAGGPDTVVLFSVWAHFTSFPVEVYIRRMRHIRRATVRLLARGPGTLVVIRSANFVAMDQTTSTHSSDWFSLQMDGVLRAMFQGMAVVLVDAWEMTLAHHSAHNIHPPPPVIKNMVDLVLAHVCPDETDKKS; from the exons ATGGTGACAGTGGAGTATGACGCGGTATCTTACCATGCGCTACCGAAGGGGCTCATCAATTCTCGACATCGATTCAAATATGTCCTCGTATTCCTTTTCCTCGCCGTCTCTGTTTTCATCTTCCTGCTGCGTGACATTGTCACTCTGGAG GGTCTGAGCTGCCACACGGCGTGGTTATTCTTCCCGCCCCGTAACTCCAGCTGCGCGGCTTACACCCAGAAGACGCCCCAGCCCTCCCAGCACCCCGTCCCCACCTTCTGCAGAcaccggggcccggggcccaccCCCGACGAGGCCCTGGAGGACCGCCGCCTCCTGGACGCCATCGCCTGGCCCCAACCCCCGGCCGGCCCGGTCCCCGCGCCCCTCAACCAGACCAGCGACCCCGCCCACAGCCTGTTCGCCATCCTGGCCTCGCGGGGCCTGAGGGCGTGGCGCGTGGGCGACCAGCTGGAGGCCCTGGTCCAGATGAAGGACTTCCAGGGCCGTTCCAAGCGCCATGGCGGGGACTTCCTGGTGGCCCGGCTGCACTCCCCGGCGCTGGGGGCCGGGGTGGCGGGCAGGGTGGTGGACCACCTCGACGGCTCCTACTCGGCGCTGTTCCCCCTGCCGTGGGCGGGCCCGGCCACGGCGACGGTCACCATGGTGCACTCCAGCGAGGCGGTGGCCGTGCTGCGGCGGCTGCGGGAGAGGTGGCCCAACCGGATCTTCTTCCACAGCCTGTACCGCGTGGGCAACCTGTCGGAGACCACCGCGTGCCTGCCGTGCCTGCCGCCCGATTACCCGCTGCGGCCGCTGTGCAACCACACGGACCCCCACACCGGGGAGCCCTGGTACTGCTACAAGCCCGAGCGGCTGGGCTGTGACTTCAGGGTGAACCACGCCATGGGGGGCTACCAGAAGCCCCTCTACTCCAAGCAGGAGGCGCTGCTCTTTCGGAGGTCTGGCGCCGTACGATTGCTCTTCTCGTTTGTGACGTATATCTCTGGTGCTTTTATCCTTGTTCCTTTGATCACTCGCAGCGGTGTGAACCTCAAAGTGGTCCTCCATGCGTCGGGACCTGACTCGATCGACGTGCTTCCTCAGAAGATAG ATGGACAAAAGTTAGAGAACAGCAGCACCAGGGCAGAGTTGGTCAAGTACACCCCTGCTGGGTATTACTACCAAAGCTACTGGAAGCCCGTCGGGGGAACTCCTGCTCGCCGGTTTGACACTTCCTCGTCCATCACACAGTGCCTGACCGGCAAGGTGATCAACATGTACGGCGACTCCACCATGAGGCAGTGGTTCGAGTACCTCAGCGCCTTCATACCAG TGTTCAACCTGCACCGTTCCAAGATGGTGGGGCCCTTGATGGCGGTGGACAGCAAACACAACATCCTGATGAAGTACCGCTGCCACGGGCCGCCCATCCGGATCCGACCGGTCGTCGTCAGCGAGCTCCGCTACGTGGCCAACGAGCTGGACGGCCTGGCCGGCGGGCCCGACACCGTGGTGCTCTTCAGCGTCTGGGCCCACTTCACCTCCTTCCCCGTGGAGGTCTACATCCGCCGTATGCGCCACATCCGCCGGGCGACAGTGCGGCTGctggcccggggccccggcaCCCTGGTGGTCATCCGCTCGGCCAACTTTGTGGCCATGGACCAGACGACGAGCACGCACAGCAGTGACTGGTTCTCGCTGCAGATGGACGGGGTGCTCCGGGCCATGTTCCAGGGCATggctgtggtgttggtggacGCCTGGGAGATGACCCTGGCCCATCACAGCGCCCACAACATCCACCCGCCGCCGCCCGTCATCAAGAACATGGTGGACCTCGTCCTGGCTCACGTGTGCCCCGACGAGACGGACAAGAAGAGCTAG